A genomic stretch from Lathyrus oleraceus cultivar Zhongwan6 chromosome 2, CAAS_Psat_ZW6_1.0, whole genome shotgun sequence includes:
- the LOC127122425 gene encoding uncharacterized protein LOC127122425 gives MAGRNDAAMAAAMQAMAQAVQNLPNAGGDAGSRSLATFQRENPPVFKGKHDPDAALGWLKEIERIFRVMDCTPAQKVRYGTHMLAVEADDWWLETYERLTVAGEVITWDVFRREFMRKYYPEDVRGKKEIEFLELKQGNLSVTDYAAKFVELSKFYPHYTGAGAEFSKCIKFENGLRSEIKKAVGYQKIRIFTELVDSCRIFEEDNNAHYKIVSDRRGKQHQNRGKPYDAPVGKGKQGAAPAQRTSRGGAPAGIVCFKCGQAGHKSNVCTAEVKRCFRCGKTGHAIADCKHKEMICFNCGEEGHIGSQCQKPKKSQTGKVFALTGTQTSSEDRLIRGTCFINGTPLITIIDTGATHCFISANCARRLGLKLSALNGELIVETPAKGSTTTSLVCLNCPLSIFDKDFYVDLVCLPLGGMDVILGMNWMEYNYVHINCHHKSVRFSTPEEEGVDLLPFRELRKLMKEGAQMFSLMATLSVESKAKIEELLVVKEFPEVFPDEIPSVPPEREVKFTIDLVPGTRPVSMAPYRMSASELCELKKQLEDLLEKKFIRPSVSPWGAPVLLVKKKDGSMRLCIDYRQLNKVTIKNKYPLPRIYDLMDQLVGACVLLSLCQS, from the exons atggctggaaggaatgacgctgcaatggctgccgcaatgcaagcgatggcacaagctgtgcagaacttgccaaatgctggtggagatgctggatcacgtagcttggcgacttttcaaagagagaatccgccggtgtttaaagggaagcatgacccagatgcagccttgggatggttgaaagagatcgagagaatcttccgggttatggattgcactccagctcagaaggttcggtatggtactcacatgctagcagtcgaagctgatgactggtggctagagacttacgagaggttgaccgtagcaggtgaagtcattacttgggatgtattccgtagggaattcatgagaaagtattatccggaggatgtccgtggtaagaaagaaattgagttccttgagctgaagcaaggaaacttgtctgtcactgattatgctgcaaaatttgtggagttgtccaaattttatcctcattacactggtgctggtgctgaattttcaaagtgcatcaagtttgagaacggactgcgctctgaaattaagaaggctgttgggtatcagaaaatacgcatttttactgaattggtggatagctgcaggatatttgaagaagacaataatgctcattacaagattgtcagtgaccgcaggggcaagcaacatcaaaatcgtggcaagccgtatgatgctccagtgggaaaagggaaacaaggagctgctccggctcagaggactagtaggggaggtgctcctgctggtatagtttgcttcaaatgtggtcaggctggtcataagagtaatgtatgcactgctgaagtaaagaggtgttttcgctgtggtaagactggccatgcaatagctgattgcaagcacaaggaaatgatttgttttaattgtggcgaagaagggcatattggaagtcagtgtcagaagccaaagaaatctcaaactggaaaggtgttcgcattgaccggaactcaaacctccagtgaggacagacttatccgaggtacatgtttcataaatggtactcctttaattactattattgataccggtgctacacactgttttatttctgctaactgtgctcgaagactgggtttaaaattgtccgctttgaatggtgaattgattgttgagaccccagctaagggatcaaCAACTACTTCCTTGGTgtgtttaaattgtcctttgtcgatcttcgataaagatttctatgttgatttagtatgtttgccgttgggtgggatggatgtaattcttggtatgaactggatggagtataattatgttcatataaattgtcatcataagtcggtgaggttttccactcctgaagaggaaggagttgacttattacctttcagagaattgcgaaaattgatgaaagagggagctcagatgttttctttgatggcgacgttgtcggttgagagtaaagctaagatagaggaactgttagtggtgaaagaattccctgaagtttttcctgatgaaattcctagtgtgccgccagagagggaagttaaatttactattgatttggtgcctggtactaggcctgtttcgatggcaccgtatagaatgtcggcatctgaattgtgtgaattaaagaagcaattggaagacttacttgagaagaagtttataagaccaagtgtgtcaccgtggggagctccagtgttgctagtaaagaagaaagatggtagtatgaggctttgtatcgattatagacaattgaataaagtaacgatcaagaataagtatccactaccgagaatatatgatttgatggatcaattagtgggtgcttgtgtgt TACTTAGTTTatgtcaaagttga